ATTGTGTCCGACCGGATGCTGTAACAGAAACGTCACGGCGGAAAAAGCGTTTTCCATATTTCGCGAGAGGTTAATTGAGAGGGCGTAGCGTGTAaaacgataaaaataaaaatacgtcagagagagagagagagagagagagagaaaatataGCATACAaagagtcagagagagagagagagagagagagagagagagcgagagagaatatAGACATACAAAGAGACAGAAAGGtagagagagcaagaaagagagtgagtaagagagagaaagagagtgagaaagagagagcgaatgAGTGTACGCGTGAATGAAAGAGAAACTACGATCGTACTTGTAGATGCATTACTCTGGACATAGAAATATTTTTCTCATCGTCGTCGTGTACCTCGTATTTATTTTTCCGTGGATGTCGATTACTATTTCCTGCCGTCGAGCACAATGACGCGTTCCAGCTGTGCCAGTCGTAACGATGGCGGAATAACGAGGCGGAAAAAAGAACTGGCAGAGGAGAGGCGCGAGAACGCTCGCGAGAAACTAATTGTAAACGTTCTGTCGGTAACGCATTAATGAGGAACTAAAAAGCTGAATTGCTATGTCATATTGTATGTTGTGTATATTATGAATGTTTAGAGGACCAAGAAATATACTGTACCGGTGTAAAACGGCCGCCTGATCCCTCCTCCCGTCTTCTCTGTACTAAttgcttttctttctttttttttttgcacTCCACTAGTCTTTAGAATTTCGCCCGCGAGGACATTTGGTAAATTGAATTACTGGTTTTTGGCGATAGTATCGCGTAGATGTTATCTTTGATAGAAGGAGAGAAGACATCGGAAGACACTTTAGAGAAGACATCGTGTCATTGTAATAGGATACTAATTATTAGATCGAGGATTTTaggcatttatgacgaaaatcGACGAGTGCGATTTAAAGCAGCAGACAAACTGAAGGAATTTAAGCACGTCGACGTATTAATTTCGGCTCGTTCAAATTATTAAGGGaacaatgaaatttttatttgacccctgcttcttacaattaattcaaattcttcgaattcttCAAGTTTTTTAGAAGTGTAAGAAAATTATGTTGAATTCTCTAGAAATTTTTACCAAATCGATCACGATTGATTCGATACGTATCGATCAACGATCACTGAAGAACTGAGGAGACTCTGCTTAGTGTTATTATTGCACACCCATTATTCAGGCTATAAATAATCCCCTCTCCGGAATTAGTATCAACGAGTTTCACAGCACTGAATTTTTTACATCACCGTTTTTATTGATCAGGATATTTTTCACGTCGAATGAATAACCGTAGTACCAAACAATTCATTCTGGCATGATTGAAGATATTTCGCcaatattgtttaaacaaataccATTTAACGACGATTTTTGTAAAGGTAAGTGACACATTACATTCCAGATTAAATACGttgtaatgaataaataatccgACGTGCTCAATGACTGTGTAAAAATTTCAATGCCGCCACTAAGGGATTAATTTTTcatctttttatttttgttgATAATTTCTGTACATTCTCATCTATTGTTTAAAGAGACATCATTTAACGACGAACATACATTATATATCCTAGATTAAATCTGTTACAGTGAATAAATAATTCGACGCGCTCAATAAATTACTTAAACTTCCAAAGCCACTGGTAACGGATCAATTTCGtatctttttatttttgttgATAATTTCTGTACATTCTCATCTATTGTTTAAAGAGAGATTATTTAACGACGAACATACATTATATCCTAGATTAAATCTGTTACAGTGAATAAATAATTCGACGCGCTCAATAAATTACTTAAACTTCCAAAGCCACTGGTAACGGATCAATTTCGtatctttttatttttgttgGTCGTTCCTGCAGAATCTCGTGCGTGGAACGGAcaaaaatcgtttgattcgtagcTGAACAGAggtaaacggtatattaaattctacattaaatacataaataattcGATGCGCTGAATAACTTAATTAATCTTCCGAAGACCTTTACGTATCTTGTTTTACTTCCTCCGCGACGGTGTCATTAAAAATGCAGGATCGCTTTGTAAAACGAATGTAAAGCTGTAAGCGAACGGTACGATGTAAAGCGATCCCGGGCGGGTAACTAAAATACCCGGGCTCGAGACCGCAGCAACCGTATGTATCTAATTTCACGATGTTTAATCGAAGAATAACGGGTCGCTCGAGATATCCCGTACGATTTCCGTGACACGCGGGGGCCGTTCCAATCGGGAACAACGTCCCCGAAAACTGATTTACTATGCTCGCAATGACCCCGAGCACGAGAGGAAATCAATAAGCAGCCTGTGCACTATTCAATCAATCGTTCCATTTACAATTTGTAAATCGAATTGGGTCAACGTTCGCGTTCGGTCAATAAAGGAATCTAACTTTTAAATCGGCCACGGCGCATACAAATTGCtgacgtcgaattgatttgtacgTTACCGTAATTGAAAACGTAATTAAAACTGCACGTATAGTCGCAGTGCTCGTCCCACTTACCGCGATTGAATTCGTTCACATTCGCTTGGGGACTGCGGCTGCATCTGAGAAATTCTTATTATACTCATCTTAACGGTATATCGATGTAATTTATACGTAGTGTAATAGCtgaactgcggatcttcgtggaaaataaaaattgtgtaagcgaatataacttataaaattatataataaaatatattatattagttataataaaatataactaaGTAATAACTTGATAATAATACAACAAATATCctcgaattcttctaatgtcgtTTCGGTTTTGTGTTTGACATTCTTATTTTTCAAGCagtgaaaagattaaaagaaaccAACAGTgtgaacttattaaaatgattaaaaaggaGAAAAAAGCTTGCGATGTCTTGCAatcaatgcagacaatttttatttttcacaatGATCCTCGGTCTAGTTATAATCGTGCtgttaaatattaatttgtGTGAATCAGCGCGGAACATTCAATTGTTTTCATAGAATACACTATTTTCAGCTTCGCGTAATAgcttcaattaataattttatcagTCATGATTAAGTACCGAGAATTAAAAGAATATCCGCGCGTTAACAGAGATTTCTAAAAAAGAGCATCGAACGAGTTCTATTCTAATCTCCCCGAGAAACAAATACTTTCTTCGAAACAACACCCCTTAAACGCTAGGACGGCGGGTCCATTCGGACCCGGAATATAAATATCATTCTATCATCTAGTTCCTGACAGTTAATTAAAACTTAAATATAGAAGAACTGACCTTGTACCTTACAAAATAAGTTGCAAACAATTGACAAAAGTTATCAATGATGAAAACGGTCCGCCATTCGAGTGTAAATGACACAAACTGCAATCGAACAGgtatcgaaaaatctgaaaatatCACAGTTTCGAGCTGCGAAATCGCAATGAATAAATTTCTCGCTCGCGTAGAGGCGTCGAGACAACGAAATTGCACCGAAACAGCGAAACTGCGGAGAACAGAATTACGCAAAACCATCAAGGACCGACTGGAAACATCGGTCAAAACTTAGCCGACTAAGACGATCGACTAAGGAAGAAGTACCGAGGGACGGATAATACGGGCCATGTCCACGAAGCGAAACTGAAGTCGAAAGTTCACTCACGAGACACTCGGCGGACCAAGAAAATCAGTCTTTCACCACTGGATCTATGGGAACGGGTTGCGTCCGTTCCGGCAATTAAAATCCGGCGATCTTCAGACCGTCGGGAACACGGAAGATTCTCTCTTCCGGCGGAAGTTCCCCGATCAGGTACCTCTCCAAGCTCAATCTAGCCGCCTTCGAGTGCCCGCTCCCGATAAAAGACAGAGTGGCGTCTCTGCCGGCGTATTCGAGGATCACGTCCGATCCACCCGGATGGTTCTTCAGGAAATCCGTGCAGTCGTAGACGAAGTCGTGGATCACGATCCAGCAGCTGTCGGCGGTGTCGTGCCAGGCGACCTCGTCCAGGTTGATCGTCTTCAGGTTCTCTATCTTCTTCTCCGAGGGTTTTGGCTCCTCTTTGGTCTGCTTCAGCACCATCCCGACGGCGCGGCCTTCGCCCAGATCGAGATAATCGTCGTCCGGCGGCGTCGGGTTCCTCAGATCGAGCAATCCACCGATCCATCCAGTCAGGTGC
The window above is part of the Megalopta genalis isolate 19385.01 chromosome 2, iyMegGena1_principal, whole genome shotgun sequence genome. Proteins encoded here:
- the LOC117225475 gene encoding uncharacterized protein LOC117225475 isoform X1 translates to MEDNGGNEQKAGDSESKDMDFLHLTGWIGGLLDLRNPTPPDDDYLDLGEGRAVGMVLKQTKEEPKPSEKKIENLKTINLDEVAWHDTADSCWIVIHDFVYDCTDFLKNHPGGSDVILEYAGRDATLSFIGSGHSKAARLSLERYLIGELPPEERIFRVPDGLKIAGF
- the LOC117225475 gene encoding cytochrome b5 isoform X2, with product MDFLHLTGWIGGLLDLRNPTPPDDDYLDLGEGRAVGMVLKQTKEEPKPSEKKIENLKTINLDEVAWHDTADSCWIVIHDFVYDCTDFLKNHPGGSDVILEYAGRDATLSFIGSGHSKAARLSLERYLIGELPPEERIFRVPDGLKIAGF